Proteins from one Fragaria vesca subsp. vesca linkage group LG6, FraVesHawaii_1.0, whole genome shotgun sequence genomic window:
- the LOC101312846 gene encoding uncharacterized protein LOC101312846, with amino-acid sequence MQETHFLSTSNPKPFSSNLIPLPNPNPNPKSQFQSSSSSHHDPSFHSPKTPHFPSLSTKTKTKTKTPSPIKPQIPPPPSDFHDKALYLDSIGLDLFSLLHHHPPILSASLADLKSTVHFLSSMGFSTLELRRLVGMCPEILASRVSDIIPIFTFLLREARVNGSDLKRVINRRPRLLASSVKHRLRPTLYFLQSIGIADVNKHTSLLSCSVEDKLQPRVDYLEKIGFSRRDALAMFRRFPQLFCYSIEQNFEPKFNYFVVEMGRELKELKEFPHYFSFSLENRIRPRHQRCVDKGVCFPLPILLKTSEAKFRERLEVCCNSSIPLRNSPLWCTKSISDDLDNEKI; translated from the coding sequence ATGCAAGAAACCCACTTCCTCTCCACCTCAAACCCCAAACCCTTCTCCTCCAATCTCATCCCCCTTCCCAACCCAAACCCAAATCCCAAATCCCAATTCCAATCCTCCTCCTCCTCCCACCATGACCCTTCTTTCCACTCCCCCAAAACCCCTCACTTCCCCTCCCTCTCCACCAAGACCAAAACCAAAACCAAAACCCCTTCCCCTATCAAACCCCAAATCCCACCTCCCCCTTCCGACTTCCACGACAAGGCCCTCTACCTCGACTCCATCGGCCTCGACCTCTTCTCCCTCCTCCACCACCACCCTCCGATCCTCTCCGCCTCCCTCGCCGACCTCAAATCCACCGTCCATTTCCTCTCCTCCATGGGCTTCTCCACCCTCGAGCTCCGCCGCCTCGTTGGCATGTGCCCCGAAATCCTCGCCTCCCGCGTCTCCGACATCATCCCCATCTTCACCTTCCTCCTCCGCGAGGCCCGCGTCAACGGCTCCGATCTCAAGCGCGTCATCAACCGACGCCCCAGATTGCTCGCCTCCAGCGTCAAGCACCGCCTCCGCCCCACCCTCTACTTCCTCCAGTCCATCGGCATAGCTGACGTCAACAAACACACATCTCTGCTCTCCTGCAGCGTCGAGGACAAGCTCCAGCCCCGCGTCGACTACCTCGAGAAAATCGGGTTTTCACGCCGCGACGCGTTGGCCATGTTCCGGCGGTTCCCGCAGCTCTTCTGCTACAGCATTGAGCAGAACTTCGAGCCCAAGTTCAATTACTTTGTTGTCGAAATGGGGAGGGAGCTGAAGGAGCTGAAAGAGTTTCCGCACTACTTCTCGTTTAGCTTAGAGAATCGGATTCGGCCGAGGCACCAGAGGTGTGTGGACAAGGGTGTGTGCTTCCCGTTGCCGATTTTGTTAAAGACAAGTGAGGCCAAGTTCCGGGAGAGATTGGAGGTTTGTTGTAATTCTTCTATCCCATTGAGAAATTCTCCTTTGTGGTGTACAAAATCCATTTCTGATGATTTAGACAATGAAAAAATATAA